The Amphiura filiformis chromosome 1, Afil_fr2py, whole genome shotgun sequence nucleotide sequence CCCTCAAATTTATATTTCTCACCTTAGTTTTGACCTGTTTGGGTGTGTCTGTGAGGAATATAGATGAGTTAGCGTCACTGGCACTCATTTTGGTCTGTGCTCCTTGAAGCGCTGGAAAGAAGGTTGAATGAAGTAGAGCTGGCTTGGGATAACCTAGTCTTGGGGCTACATCTCTTGTCATTCTAAAGTAGGGGTCCTGTAACACAAACAATATGGATAATGTCAGTGGCTTGTAGATGTGATATAAGAATTCATGTCACCCAAAGACAGGCGTTGTCCTGTTCAGCAATTTGATCAAACATCCATATACATGAAGGCTCCATTGAAGCATAAATCTGGTAAGGATGCATGAAAACTGGATCCTATGGAAACTGTACTAGAATCCTGCTTGCGGAAATCAAACCAGGGCATATCGGGACAAGTTTCTGAGCTGGGGGAGGGACACAATTTCCAAATCCCAAATCATCCCGACTAAAACTTGTTAATTGTTGATCCAAATTTTCTCGCCCAAGGCGGTCAAGAATCTAAACAATgaggtgggggtgggtgggtactGCCACAAAATTTCTTTTCCAAATTTATCTCTTCTCGTTACTAACTAGCTATGACCATATTCCCATTGCAATACAATGAATAATAGCAACTAGCAACAAGAATTAAGTAATAATAGCAATTACaactttttgtcaattttattgTGGTGTAATTTTCCCCAGTTATTTACAGCCTTTGTCTCAGTATTTTGAGCCAGGTTGCCACCCTCCCCTGCCCCCAAATGGTATGCCTCTGAATCAAAGCCTGGACATTTTAGGAGCTACTTGAAATATGTCCTCCACAAGGACCTGGTCTGAAGGAGGCAGAAGTTGCTACCAAGAACCGGTCTATTTGGTCTCCTCCGTTAGGCACCAGATGCAGAAATGCATGATGCCGTCTGGTAGGTAGGTATAAGTAGGTaggtattctttggttcacctcgaGTTCAGTGAAGACGATCCTTTTTTGTGTTTGCACTGCAAGCCTGTCAACAAACTGCCCTTGTACATGTGCATGTGTGCTCTGTGAGATTAATATTACATACGCAATTTGATACAGCGACCAGCGAAATATGCatctacatcactaccaaacttaaggCGAACCAATATATTGATACACATACTTTTATCTTAGAAATAAAATATCACTATGCACTCACCTGATCTATTGCACAGGGAATAAGGCAAGGTATATCTTTCCTGTCACCAAATATATGAGGAAATGAATTACTAAATGAAGGTGATGCCTGGATAGAAGGGAAGCTGATTTTacctgaaatcaaaagaatgaaaGCAGCAATCAACTTACAACTACTAGCATTTGaatattttcaaacaaatcatgtgaataacaatacaataatactaccgtactgacgcgagtatagtcccaccttcgagtaaagtcccacccccaaattttagaaaaatttcagaaattaaaaaaacaaaaacctggacctagagctaaatgctaggatcgttcatggttgatttaaaaaaaaaattgtaagcctgtgtgttttgaataaatttgtacttatgtcatactctattaatgatttcaaaatgcattgaatttgcatgcattttgaaatcattaagggatctggaatgagcgtttcgacagtatttattgtgggacatgagagcacatcagacatatcgaattgcattctgaatacgaaatatgtctttctgatatcaaataattttcacgcttttgaaattcacgatataatacaaattttatgacaaattattaaaatttgatatttttcacatttttgatatataccagtcctctaagtaaattttataaatctaatgatatattcttaaagtgtatgtagctgggaggaaaagccgacgatcaattgaaaatgttgacctttcatattgaagatatggattttttccccaaaagacctaattttttggtgttttgggaaaaaaattcatatcttcaatacgaaaagtcaaaattttcaattgatcgtcagcttttcatcctacctacatacactttaagtataaatcatcagatttataaagcttacttcgagtactgttatcatttgccataaaatgtgtattacattgcgaatttaaaaaaaatcaaaattatttgatatcagaaggacattcgttgtattcagaatgcaattgaatacatgaatacaaaagccacctaagtccataggaagtgattttgagagaaaaacctgtgtatcattttaattccttcagttagatttacctggtcaatatggtaagttttacgtgcaaatgagtggattaacctgtattaggtatgacgattagcatttcagggacttcgtggggttcattttaaattttggacttaggtggttttttgaatcatatacaaagacaacaatgttagaatgagattaccactagtaagataatacaaaataaagcacacaggtatgtataatgttgataagcattctgccatgggCAATCCAAAACAAACTCATGTTAAATGACTCAAAAACTGAAATCATTCATTTCCATTCCAACTTCCGACGTATTCCATGTTTCCGACTGTCAACATTGGAGGTTCCGATATATTTCCATCAATTTCTGCGAAAGATTTGGGTGTTTTGCTTGACGATACATTGCTGTTAAAAGACCATGTTCGCAATATATGCCGGAAAGCCTCGTTTGGTATTTATAAGATCGGCCGCATTCGCAAGTATTTAGATCGTCAATCTACTGAGCGCCTCGTCCACGCTTTTGTTACATCTCATTTGGACTGCAACAACTCTCTTTTGTATGGTTTACCCGACAACCTCCTGTCATCACTTCAGAGAATTCAAAATTCTGCTGCCCGTCTCATTACAGGTACTAAGCGCTATGAACATATCTCTCCTATTTTAGACGAACTTCATTGGTTGACTGttgagaaaagaatccatttcaaGATCCTGCTGCTAACATACAAAGCTCTTAATGGACATGCACCCAACTACATCTGCAACCTCATATCATTATCCACTAACAGATCTCTCCGTTCCGCTCACCAGCTCGCTTTAAAACCCGGACCGCTTGTCAAAACATCTTCCTATGGCGACCGGGCCTTTGCAGTGGCGGCCCCCTTCCTCTGGAACAATATCCCTTTCACTATCCGTTCCGCTGTCTCCATTGATCAATTCAAGACCAAGCTCAAAACTTTCTTGTTCAATTAATTGACTCTGTATTTATTGCTTATCATGTTCATGTCATTTTGTAGTAGTGTAagttgtagtgtaagttgtagcTAGCGCTTAGAAACCTTTGTATTTTGcgctttaaaaatgttgttaattattattattattattataaaccacacactttcctttattaaacccattttttgttcaaaagtcactctctagcaatgaatgtgttacaagtggacttttatacataatggatttcaatcaatgtgttacaagactcaaatcatggaattgggtgattctttcatacatgctatttttcacatgcttaatagacacagagaatgaatttgagttgttctttcatacatatgacaggcatatgtatagcaacaatttcccatgcttaagggggtactacacccattgattttttttgcattttttgcattttgtgaagaaattacaaaaaaaattggacaaagtggtatgcaaaatgaaggggcaaatcttctcgttttattggtggtatcggtatcaatgtagcttacatgcttttacagatagaagccaaaaggaggtacatcattgatgatttaaattcacttcattttggaaagcttactatcaacggatttcgttaacattttggatatgtgttgctaacacattagggaaataaagttgatatgtaaaatgggaataagtggttcctgatttcttttatgacttcatgaacttggtgctccacaactatcaaaaaaggaactggttaaaatgcttctattttcaatgttgagctatattttgcatttttaacttgcgacattattgcactgaaacttaattaagccataggtaacaggttacaacaaccatactacagcaatgatgaaaaaattgtatttcttgtcacctatacaaccatattgggtagttttccgtaagcttaagttttgtgattttggaaactattttatatttatttgtgaaatccgtctcaactaggcattctaaattgtactcaccatttacatcccaaggtatattagtatatccaccatgcacttctcgatatatatccagttaaagacagaatatcaaaattatgcctcatatgatatcacagactctcacatgtgtattcaaaattgatgcttaaatttgacctgaaccaattgacctataacctgacatacggtgacctaatagccttttcttctcctaacaactaatgactttgcatccattgtataagtgtttatttaatttattcagtgttatatcatggtaggtattttgcatgcaccactatagattttctatagagagtataacaaaggatttaatgtattctattcatgtaccctacttgaacattttcaaaagaataaattatggtttgttatgaaacacagatctgagttactaggttacagtaaacaaaaaaatatatagggctaaaatgacttactaaaattgttgaaattcactttatatgtagatatattttataagttcaggacatgaggtgataaacatatatatgtacttaataaatttgcaagaaaaaaaagaagaggggtactgatgaaaatcggggtattatatcgccttaactcaatttggccaaagtatggacttaggtggcttttgtattcatatattcaattagatgtctgatgtgctctaatgtcccacaataaatactgtccaaatgttcataccccatcccttaatacagTGTGACacgagtacaaatttattcaaaacacataggcctacatttttttttatcctaGCATTTAGTTTtgggtccagggacactccaaagccgaaaaaataaataacttaaaaaaaataaaaatttttttgaaatttgagtatagtcccacccccaattttgaaaaatgttcacccaaaaacgggggtcagtacggtaatagtgatttgctcatttggatgatcgtaaaaatcatcaaaatttagattttggtatatttgtcgttgtcataaatgtgctaacatagcctgctagtggttcggccAAAAGCCctgtatttatgacaaaataagacatttacatgaatctgtgatTTACATACTGACCATATataaattagctgcatgtatttgaatggggcttcctcttcaactttgtcaatactgctgttttcttcgttttttgctaattttttcatttcaaaaataccaaatgacaatatgaatgacttatccttcacttaaaATTAAGTAacttataaataattttaatttttttacacttcattgaatgggtctttaactggTAAAGAACACCCAAAACGGAAGAGCATCAACTTAATCACCAAATGATACAAACAAATCATGAGACTCACCTATACAATCACTATCTCCAAACCCAAAGATACCTTTAACCTGGTTGAATGTTACACATTTCTGCACTTTGATCATATTTCTGTAAAATGCAGGACATGACCTATAGGaaataaaatgcaaacaaattgtcaaatgaaagaaatggcatgaaaatgttattgtttttcatccaGGAATTGTTTgacaaaaaatatcattttcaggCCTAGACAGCGGTGTGATTGCACTTGATTAAAAAATCGTAAAATAGCTGGaaataattgataaaaatctTGAAAATTACAATTTCCTACACTATTGTACAGAGATGGATTGGAAAAAATTCTGAAATCTGGAGCAAAATATCATAAAATCTAACAAAATCCTGGGAAATACCAGTTTCTTGCTAGCAAGGCTAACTACTGGCTATTTTTGTAACGTCTACAATAATTCTGTGATGTTCAGTGGtatctgaatacaaaatatatcaAAAGATCTCCTAATCACAATTGTTTTTGTGTTCAGGATTCTTTTGACAGTGTTGTTAAATGACATCAGTCTTTCTTAAAACATTGTTATCACTGGTCTTAAGAAATGAAACATGACCTGCCGATTACTTTTGGCAGATGTAAATTCCCATTTAGCGAGACAAACTGAACTTTTTCATCTGGTCATAACATGAAAATCTTCATGAGTGCAGGGCTCAAAATAGAATGGGCTAAGGGCAGCAAACCCCAAAATAACCCTTGAAAGTTTAATTACGGGGCAATTTTTAATAACACCTGAAAGGAAACTATTTAGTCGTTGGGGAGGAAAAACttcctgtgtcattggcccctgaacatgtttaaagcaaaacctcctatgtaacctgttggcaattatgttttaaacatgttcaagggccaaaagcacacaggaggtttttcctgcccaacaacgatttGTGGCTCAAAATGAATGGGAAATATGCGTGCTTAGCGTAGCCCCCAAAATCCTGAATGTTATATTACAGGGGAAATATTTGTAAAAAGAAGCTCTGGAAAAAAGCATTTTGAGGTCTGCATGAGTAATAATTAAGCAACAGACCTGATAAAGGTCTTCAATCATGTCAATCCACTCACCCTATATACTCCATGTCTGAAAAGATAAAAGTCTTGTCCTTATCGAACCCTAATGCGATGATATCTTTTGCATTCTCATACGACAATTTTAAGGCTTGCTCCGCTTTCAAATCCTTCCACAGAAATTTCTCATCATCGGTGAGCTGGATGACCAAGGGTACGTCAAATATCTCTTGTAACCACCTAGAGAATACAGATATACGGTAATATATCGATGAGGTAATTGATTCTGTTAAGAATTACTGTGTACAATCATTTAAATATAACATTTCTATTTGACATAATTGCATACAAATACAAAATTGTATTGCTTTAGTTCCCGTTTTGAATTTCTTCAAGTTTAAACTTGGTTGACTACATtggaaattccaattgaatgaacacagcctgacatcaTGTGACGATTTTTGGCGTACACTGAGTGATGATACGTGATGATGCGACTGTGCGTGGGTAACGTGGAAGTGAATCCAatgcacttgtgattggttagtattgtatccaaggtcgtgcgtttgtgttgtattttgaaatacgcGAAATACGATCACAGATCACAGGAGTACAGTTGGACcgaatacagctgttgaaagctgtgttccattcaattggaattcccactgtaGTAAGATTAGTCCTTATGGGACATTCCTCTCTCAGCCCTGTATGTTACAAAACTTACAGATAAAATTCCTAATTCTTCAAATGATCCAGTCAACACTCTCAATACCttagttaaccccatgagaactacctgctgattggccaaaaagaagtttccattatcaattggaccaatcagcaacattgttagaataatttcaccacacaaaaaaattggggtgaattatttgcaaagctcctttctgattggtgattaaagtgaagatataatgtaattgaccaatcagatgcaatgttagaaccgcaggtagtgttcagggggAGCACGAGTTGCAGAACTCACTCAACAGGTTCAGAAGGTCATAAGTGCTTACTTATTATTATCAAACTGACAATCTGTTAGTCAAGAAATCACTTACTTTGTGAACATAAAAGGTATGAGGTGACCCATATGCATAGATCCAGAAGAAGGTCCTCTGCCTGTATAGAGGAAGAAAGGCTTCTTGGCTTCATAGCGATTCAAAATCTGATGCATGTCCCTGCAAGGAAAGCAAGAATAATAAAGGTTTCACAACATGTATGCAAATTGCACCTGGAGTCTTGCTCAAGGGTGATATTAAGCACCGGAGAAAAATGCGATTTGTGAAGCCAAAAAACGCACCACGGTTTTGCAATAGACCTTAAActtcttgttattcaaggttgtttttttgaataaaaacctcagaacttgtagttgttttttttttgttttttttaaatagcagttTTTCTTtggttccaaccttgaataacaatcAAGTTAGggtctataaaaaaaaattttttaatatttttttaaaaacgcAATTGCACCCAAAAAACGCAAATTGCGGCCGCCAAAACCGTGATCGTGTTTTCCTCCGGTGCTTAGGTGATATCAACAGTTTTGCTACCAGGACAAAAAGGTTGAGTCCTGGTTTACTTGAATTTAGCTGGAACCATGATTCAATTTGTTCTTACTAGgactttttttcatgattttaggaaaatTACAAATATTCAGAAAAAAAATCTAGAATGACTACCGCTAAAACTCACTTTGGGATTAAAAACACTGCCTGGTTCCATTGATTTTTACCCTCATCAAGCCATATCATTACAGGATTCACGGGCGTGGAATGACACCCGTCGCCCGCTTAATTTCACCCTTCGTCTTGATCAAAAGCTCTTGCAAGTTTTcatcacaatatttttttttagaaTGTGTTTGTTCGTGCATGCATTTGTGTGTTTGGGGAGACAGGGGCAAAAGAAACTCAATATTTAATGACATTAGCTCTTACAATAGATTTTAATAGATTTCGATTGGTAaatatacaataataaattaTTCTGTTATGTGTTTAGAGGTTCTTTACTTTCATCATTTGAGTACATACCTTTGAGAGAAAAATATACCTCTTTTGAGGAGATGATGTGGTGGTTTACCGGTAACTTTCTCGAATCGGTCAAGAAGTGCTTGATCAATCTTGGTGCTGCCAAATCGCTCTGTAGAAgagaacaaaatatgaacaaaatcagtaaatgttacaaaatatcaaatttcacataaaatacatGAATTATAGTTTAATTACAGTTAGATATTTAGGATgctataaatttatatatttttggaatCCATCCTCCACAAATACATACTCCCTTTCATATACAAACTGGTTTCcttattatgtttatgataagaaACTACAGTGGTAATACCTTTCATGGACTTCgtggataaaaaaaataaaaaaaagatcaCTTTCATGTGACCAATGACATTAACATTATGACAGTtgtctttaaggtggtactacaccccctgataaattttgtgaataattttgcatttttctcaaaaaataactacacactggcaacaaaagttatgtatattacaggaATGGAATCCAAATACTTtgccactgaaatttcagtgattcaagacaagtggttcattatatatatatgttaagaaacgaggtacattctagcggtacctcttttcttatcataattaATGTACCGCTAGTGTAGCAACTGGATTCCtcgcccctataatacacataacttttgttaccagtgtgttattattttttgagaaaaatgcaaaaatggtcacaaatttatcagTAGTACTTACcaacttaaaaaatataaattaatctTTAGTAGGGCCCCTATGGAATTAACTTTTTTAACCCTTACACTGACAAtggttttttgctatcagaagttaaagaagaaacaaaaaagaagagaagatgaacaaataagTCACTTAGTACCCCAGGATCCAACCTTAGACATCTCATAGCCAGTAGCCATGGGGGTTTTGTTGTCCCAGCCAGCAAATTCTGTGTGTATAGAGGACTTAGGttgattgcgtcatggcatcatGTGAGATGCATGCATGCACTAGGGTAGTTACCTGTGGTATTTACTGGTGTTAGGATTTTAAAAGTCATCTTTATATCCGGTAAACCTCACACTATGTGCAGTAGATTTTTAGAGTTTAATACTTACTGATGAGTTTGTCATAATCAACACCTTTGTCAGACTTGGTGACTACATTCCATGGGTCAACGacctgatcatcatcatcatcattgactGCTTCAGCTGCATTCTCTGTGACCTTCAGGTCATCCACTTTGGATGACAAGTCTTGTTCTGCCATTGCCTCAAAATCCTGCACTGAACTGTATTAAAGATAcaatatttacaataatgttattattattgttattattttatcaaaGTATAAAGTGAATTACATTAGGGATTTCCCAGCAAGGGTTGTACATGTAGCTACAGTtacatttttctttccttttttggaacaaattatttttcatcataaaaagagcaaaaaaaaatgggGATAATACCCCGGAGCTTATTCCCTGATCACTGGGGTTCACTATAAATTTTGTGCCCCGAGCCAGCGCTGTAATAATTGGATCATAGTACAATTactggcactcaacttgggctagctaaaACCCTGGATTTCCCTTTATAAACACTTTTAAAAAGTAAGTTCCTCTTTCTATTTGGCTTTAGACATTGCCTTCAAAAGTAATTATTCAATTAAATGGGTCTTGGCATTTAATCAACACCTTTGTTATACCAACACTGTCTGAGAATTTGAATCCAAAGAGTATTTTTATGCACAAGTGAGGTCATATTGAATGATGGAATGCCAATTTCAAAATTCCAAACATGTGTCTTTTGATGAAAGACGAGGAGTCAAGTACTTCATGCGCACCCTTGGATTATGC carries:
- the LOC140147564 gene encoding tryptophan--tRNA ligase, cytoplasmic-like, which encodes MAEQDLSSKVDDLKVTENAAEAVNDDDDDQVVDPWNVVTKSDKGVDYDKLIKRFGSTKIDQALLDRFEKVTGKPPHHLLKRGIFFSQRDMHQILNRYEAKKPFFLYTGRGPSSGSMHMGHLIPFMFTKWLQEIFDVPLVIQLTDDEKFLWKDLKAEQALKLSYENAKDIIALGFDKDKTFIFSDMEYIGSCPAFYRNMIKVQKCVTFNQVKGIFGFGDSDCIGKISFPSIQASPSFSNSFPHIFGDRKDIPCLIPCAIDQDPYFRMTRDVAPRLGYPKPALLHSTFFPALQGAQTKMSASDANSSIFLTDTPKQVKTKINKYAFSGGGTSVEEHREKGGNCDIDIAYQYLTFFLEDDERLQQIREEYSSGKMLTGELKKELIGILQKLVADHQEKRKTVTDELLKEFMTPRKLKWGGKDS